In Prosthecochloris sp. GSB1, the following proteins share a genomic window:
- the gatB gene encoding Asp-tRNA(Asn)/Glu-tRNA(Gln) amidotransferase subunit GatB: MRDAMKYEIVVGLEVHCQLNTRSKAFCGCSTEFGKPANTNVCPVCLALPGALPVLNRGVVESAVKLGLATGCSIAPRSVLARKNYFYPDLPKGYQISQYEEPICSEGMLHIDTEEGRKDVRLIRIHIEEDAGKSIHDIGDDTFIDVNRCGVPLLEIVSHPDIRSGRDAASYLQKLRQIIKYLGISDGNMEEGSLRCDANVSVRHEGVVEYGTRTEIKNMNSFKNVEKAIEYEARRHIDVLEGGGTIVQETRLWDADRQETRSMRGKEFAHDYRYFPDPDLVPIQVDEEMMERVRQELPEFPEDRARRFVEEFAIPEYDAGVLTAEREIADYFEETAQVSGDSKAASNWVMGEVLRTLKEKYIPVSAFSVTPERLGRLISLIGKGAISNTIAKQVFEKMLEDGEDPGVIVEKEGLAQVSDTGAIEKVVQGILDANSAQVEQYRSGKSRVFGFFVGQCMKEMKGKANPGVVNEILKRKLDA, translated from the coding sequence ATCAGAGACGCAATGAAGTATGAAATCGTCGTGGGCCTCGAGGTTCACTGTCAACTCAATACCAGAAGCAAGGCTTTCTGCGGTTGTTCGACGGAATTCGGAAAGCCGGCCAACACCAATGTCTGTCCTGTTTGCCTCGCCCTTCCCGGAGCCCTGCCGGTGCTCAACCGGGGCGTTGTCGAATCGGCCGTAAAGCTCGGCCTCGCTACCGGTTGTTCGATCGCTCCGCGGTCCGTGCTCGCGCGCAAGAATTATTTTTATCCGGACCTGCCCAAGGGATACCAGATTTCGCAGTACGAGGAGCCGATCTGTTCCGAGGGAATGCTGCACATCGATACCGAAGAGGGGCGCAAGGACGTCCGGCTCATCAGGATCCATATCGAGGAGGACGCGGGAAAATCCATTCACGATATCGGTGACGACACCTTCATCGATGTCAATCGATGCGGGGTGCCTCTGCTGGAGATAGTGAGCCATCCCGATATCCGTTCAGGCAGGGATGCGGCGTCCTACCTGCAGAAGCTGCGCCAGATCATCAAGTATCTCGGTATTTCAGACGGCAATATGGAAGAGGGCAGCCTCCGGTGCGACGCCAACGTTTCCGTTCGTCACGAGGGCGTCGTGGAATACGGTACGAGGACCGAGATCAAGAACATGAATTCCTTCAAGAATGTCGAGAAGGCTATCGAATACGAGGCCCGTCGTCACATCGACGTTCTGGAAGGCGGCGGGACGATCGTCCAGGAAACGAGGCTCTGGGACGCCGACCGGCAGGAGACCCGCTCCATGCGAGGCAAGGAGTTCGCACACGATTACCGGTATTTCCCGGATCCGGACCTCGTGCCGATCCAGGTCGACGAGGAGATGATGGAGCGGGTCCGGCAGGAACTTCCCGAGTTTCCCGAGGACCGGGCGCGGCGTTTCGTCGAAGAGTTCGCCATTCCGGAATACGATGCCGGGGTGTTGACGGCCGAGCGGGAGATCGCCGATTATTTCGAGGAGACCGCGCAGGTCTCAGGAGACTCCAAGGCGGCTTCCAACTGGGTCATGGGCGAGGTGCTGCGAACGCTCAAGGAAAAATATATTCCGGTTTCGGCTTTCTCGGTGACGCCCGAGCGCCTCGGCCGGCTCATCAGCCTGATCGGCAAGGGCGCCATCAGCAACACGATAGCGAAGCAGGTGTTCGAAAAGATGCTTGAGGACGGTGAAGATCCAGGGGTCATCGTCGAGAAGGAAGGGCTTGCCCAGGTTTCGGATACCGGGGCGATCGAAAAGGTCGTTCAGGGTATTCTCGACGCCAATTCCGCGCAGGTCGAGCAGTACAGAAGCGGCAAGTCGAGGGTGTTCGGGTTTTTCGTCGGGCAGTGCATGAAGGAGATGAAGGGAAAGGCGAACCCCGGCGTCGTCAATGAAATCCTGAAACGGAAACTCGATGCCTGA
- a CDS encoding Clp protease N-terminal domain-containing protein yields MQFDPNKFTVKAQEALQAAATLAGSGQHQQVEPVHLLRVMLSEKESIAFQIALKLEVQADNLVSVLDREVARLPKVTGASATGQYISQELGKVFDAALKEAESLKDEYISSEHLLIAMSEAGGKTASLMKDAGLTREAILRVLATIRGSQRVTSQTAEDTYNALRKYSRNLNDLARKGKIDPVIGRDDEIRRVLQILSRRTKNNPVLIGEPGVGKTAIAEGIAQRIVAGDVPENLRSKQIVALDIAQLVAGTKFRGEFEERLKAVIKEVQDSSGEIILFIDEIHLLVGAGAAEGSVDAANILKPALARGELRCVGATTLDEYRKHIEKDAALERRFQTVTVDQPSVEDTVSILRGLKEKYEIHHGVRIKDSAIVAAAELSNRYISDRFLPDKAIDLIDEASSRLRLEMDSDPEELDRVNREIRRLEIEREALKRELGGE; encoded by the coding sequence ATGCAGTTTGATCCCAACAAGTTCACGGTGAAGGCGCAGGAGGCGTTGCAGGCCGCCGCTACCCTCGCGGGGAGCGGACAGCATCAGCAGGTCGAACCGGTGCATCTTCTGCGGGTTATGTTGAGCGAAAAAGAGAGTATCGCCTTTCAGATAGCCCTGAAGCTCGAGGTCCAGGCGGACAATCTGGTATCCGTGCTCGATCGGGAAGTAGCCCGTCTCCCGAAAGTTACGGGAGCTTCGGCCACCGGCCAGTATATTTCCCAGGAGCTCGGAAAGGTCTTCGATGCGGCCCTGAAAGAGGCCGAGAGCCTCAAGGACGAGTATATCAGTTCGGAGCATCTGCTTATCGCCATGAGCGAAGCGGGGGGGAAGACCGCATCCCTTATGAAGGACGCGGGCCTTACGCGGGAAGCCATACTCAGGGTGCTCGCCACGATCCGCGGTTCGCAGCGCGTAACCAGCCAGACGGCCGAGGACACCTACAACGCGCTCAGGAAGTATTCCCGCAATCTCAACGACCTCGCCCGGAAAGGCAAGATCGATCCGGTGATCGGCAGGGACGACGAAATCAGGCGAGTGCTGCAGATCCTGAGCAGGAGAACCAAGAATAATCCTGTGCTGATCGGCGAGCCGGGCGTCGGCAAGACCGCCATCGCCGAAGGCATCGCCCAGCGCATCGTTGCCGGCGACGTTCCCGAGAACCTGCGGAGCAAGCAGATCGTGGCTCTCGATATCGCTCAACTGGTCGCGGGGACGAAGTTCAGGGGCGAGTTCGAGGAGCGCCTGAAAGCGGTCATCAAGGAGGTCCAGGATTCCAGCGGCGAGATCATTCTTTTTATCGACGAGATACACCTCCTGGTCGGCGCCGGCGCGGCCGAGGGCTCGGTGGACGCCGCAAATATCCTCAAGCCGGCCCTGGCGCGCGGCGAGCTGCGCTGCGTAGGCGCCACGACGCTTGACGAGTACCGCAAGCATATCGAAAAGGACGCGGCTCTCGAAAGGCGTTTTCAGACCGTGACCGTCGATCAGCCAAGCGTCGAGGATACGGTCTCCATTCTTCGCGGCCTCAAGGAGAAATATGAGATACATCATGGCGTGCGCATCAAGGATTCCGCTATTGTCGCTGCCGCCGAACTCTCCAACCGCTACATTTCCGACCGGTTCCTGCCCGACAAGGCGATCGACCTGATCGACGAGGCTTCCTCGCGCCTGCGGCTCGAAATGGACAGTGATCCGGAAGAACTCGACAGGGTGAACCGCGAGATCAGGAGACTCGAGATCGAACGGGAAGCGCTCAAAAGGGAGCTCGGCGGCGAGTGA
- a CDS encoding HPr family phosphocarrier protein — protein MIVKEVIVKNKAGLHTRPAAAVVKLASRFKADFFIEMRGSEINAKSIIGVMSLAAPKGTRLLLKLDGEDEEEAARQLIEFFEQGFGEQ, from the coding sequence GTGATCGTCAAGGAAGTGATCGTAAAAAACAAGGCCGGTCTGCACACCCGGCCCGCGGCCGCCGTGGTCAAGCTCGCTTCGCGCTTCAAGGCGGACTTTTTTATAGAGATGCGCGGTTCCGAAATCAATGCAAAATCAATCATTGGGGTCATGAGCCTCGCTGCTCCGAAAGGCACGAGGCTGCTGTTGAAGCTTGACGGCGAAGACGAGGAGGAGGCGGCCAGACAGTTGATCGAGTTCTTCGAGCAGGGCTTCGGCGAGCAATAG
- the obgE gene encoding GTPase ObgE, with protein sequence MKFVDSARIHVKAGDGGNGCMSFRREKYVPKGGPDGGDGGRGGHVSMVASAQLSTLLDFRYRKNYEAARGAHGQGSKKNGRNGKDVVIQVPCGTVVRNAVTGELIADMTGDGEEIVIAEGGRGGWGNPHFTTSTVQAPRRADPGGKGEELDIELELKLIADVGLVGFPNAGKSTLIAAVSAARPRIADYPFTTLVPNLGIVRYREYDSFVMADIPGIIEGAAEGRGLGLQFLRHIQRTKVLAVLIAVDSADIAAEYAMLLDEMARFDPELLEKPRIVVITKMDAASQDFTHPRFEGDVEVFSISSVTGDGLTALKDALWKRIRQGGGEASPAAE encoded by the coding sequence GTGAAGTTTGTCGATAGCGCCAGGATACACGTCAAAGCGGGTGACGGAGGTAACGGCTGCATGAGTTTCCGCAGAGAGAAATACGTGCCGAAAGGAGGTCCGGACGGAGGCGACGGAGGTCGCGGAGGGCATGTCAGCATGGTCGCAAGCGCCCAGCTCTCGACGCTGCTCGATTTCCGTTACCGGAAGAACTACGAGGCGGCACGCGGCGCTCACGGGCAGGGCTCGAAAAAGAACGGCCGGAACGGGAAGGACGTGGTTATACAGGTGCCGTGCGGGACGGTGGTCCGCAATGCCGTAACCGGCGAACTTATTGCGGACATGACCGGTGACGGGGAGGAGATCGTCATCGCCGAGGGAGGACGGGGCGGTTGGGGCAATCCCCACTTCACCACCTCAACCGTCCAGGCTCCCCGCCGGGCCGACCCCGGGGGCAAGGGAGAAGAACTCGATATCGAGCTGGAACTGAAACTGATCGCCGATGTCGGGCTTGTCGGCTTTCCCAACGCGGGCAAGTCGACCCTCATCGCGGCCGTAAGCGCCGCGCGCCCAAGGATAGCGGATTATCCCTTCACCACGCTCGTGCCGAACCTCGGGATCGTCCGTTACCGCGAGTACGACTCTTTCGTCATGGCCGACATCCCGGGGATCATCGAGGGCGCGGCCGAGGGGCGTGGACTCGGCCTGCAGTTTCTGAGGCATATACAGAGGACAAAGGTGCTCGCCGTCCTTATCGCCGTTGATTCTGCTGATATCGCCGCCGAGTACGCCATGCTTCTTGACGAGATGGCGCGCTTCGATCCCGAGCTCCTTGAAAAACCGCGGATTGTCGTGATAACGAAAATGGATGCCGCTTCCCAGGATTTCACGCATCCGCGTTTCGAGGGCGATGTCGAGGTGTTTTCGATATCGAGCGTTACCGGCGACGGGCTTACCGCCCTGAAGGACGCTCTCTGGAAGAGGATCAGGCAAGGCGGAGGCGAAGCGTCTCCAGCGGCCGAATAA
- a CDS encoding glycosyltransferase family 2 protein, producing MSAHRGTVWVIVVNWNNASDTLRCLASLEKAGVPGMRVLLVDNASTDGSVERVAERFAGVEILARDVNDGFGGGCNAGYERARSGGAEYLVFLNNDTVVDEGFLEPLLEPLRRGEDIGMTVPRIYFMEQSDRLWYAGGEVNLFTGRFAHRGIRQRDADRFASGGETQYATGCCMAMRAADFGESGGFDSRFSLYGEDVDLSLRFRARGKRILYVPESKVWHRVSASVGGELHFRKLWKKQRAHFRLLLKYRARSGVVLSLILAPVRLLYGAAAVTLFRLRAGTEPYGERGA from the coding sequence ATGAGCGCGCATCGCGGAACGGTCTGGGTGATTGTCGTCAACTGGAACAACGCCTCCGATACCCTGCGCTGTCTCGCATCGCTCGAAAAGGCCGGCGTGCCGGGAATGCGGGTGCTCCTGGTCGATAACGCTTCGACCGACGGTTCGGTGGAGCGTGTCGCGGAACGCTTCGCCGGGGTCGAGATCCTGGCGCGCGATGTGAACGACGGTTTCGGAGGAGGCTGCAACGCGGGATATGAGCGGGCCCGTTCGGGCGGTGCGGAGTATCTGGTTTTTCTCAACAACGACACGGTCGTCGACGAAGGTTTTCTCGAACCGCTCCTCGAACCGCTTCGCCGGGGCGAGGATATCGGCATGACGGTTCCTCGGATTTACTTCATGGAGCAGAGCGACAGGCTATGGTATGCCGGCGGCGAGGTGAACCTGTTCACCGGGCGTTTTGCTCATCGCGGTATCCGGCAGCGGGACGCTGATCGGTTCGCCTCCGGCGGCGAGACACAGTACGCCACCGGGTGCTGCATGGCGATGCGCGCGGCCGATTTCGGAGAGTCGGGAGGCTTCGATTCCCGTTTTTCACTCTACGGCGAGGATGTCGACCTGTCGCTCAGGTTCAGGGCGCGGGGAAAACGGATTCTCTATGTGCCCGAATCGAAGGTATGGCATCGCGTCAGCGCTTCGGTCGGGGGGGAGCTTCATTTCCGCAAACTCTGGAAAAAACAGCGAGCCCACTTCCGCCTTCTGCTGAAGTACCGGGCCCGTTCGGGAGTCGTCCTGAGCCTGATCCTTGCTCCCGTGCGGCTGTTGTACGGCGCGGCCGCGGTAACCCTTTTCCGGCTCAGGGCGGGAACTGAGCCATACGGGGAGCGGGGAGCATGA
- a CDS encoding glycosyltransferase → MKTLHIALISPFFPLKGGISRFSGELRRALLERGYRMTAISFRKLYPRFLLRGKTANEPGAGQPERQAGEEDECLALIDLPNPLTWFSSAMRIRRMRPDILICAYWSPLLVPLFVILRRLTGIRMIVLMHNFSSHERFPGEGPLRKMLVSSADGVVALSRHVGRRVRETCPSARVETLFHPVYHPSGDAVSREEARRLLGIRHEGPLLLFFGYVRRYKGLDTLLGAMPLVLESHPDVMLAIAGEFHTGEKTFRRAARRLGIADRVLFFPGFVPSERMALFFRASDAVVLPYREASQSGVVQQAYGFGVPVIVTDTGGLAESVRDGRTGVVVEGEGPGAVASGIVRFLGGARSIAYERHVADLAAELSWEAFASGIGAFAEERSA, encoded by the coding sequence TTGAAGACCCTCCATATTGCCCTGATAAGCCCGTTCTTTCCCCTGAAAGGAGGAATTTCACGTTTCAGCGGCGAGCTGCGCCGGGCGTTGCTCGAACGGGGCTACCGGATGACGGCGATCTCCTTCAGGAAACTCTACCCTCGTTTTCTGCTCCGGGGAAAAACCGCGAACGAACCGGGCGCGGGTCAGCCTGAAAGGCAGGCGGGCGAAGAGGACGAATGCCTTGCCTTGATCGATCTTCCCAATCCGCTCACATGGTTTTCCTCTGCCATGCGGATCAGACGCATGCGTCCCGATATTCTGATCTGCGCCTACTGGAGTCCCCTGCTTGTCCCGCTGTTCGTGATCTTGCGGCGTCTGACGGGAATCCGGATGATCGTTCTCATGCACAATTTTTCGTCGCACGAACGTTTCCCGGGAGAAGGGCCGCTCCGAAAGATGCTCGTTTCGTCTGCCGACGGTGTCGTGGCGCTCTCCCGCCATGTTGGACGCCGGGTGCGGGAAACATGTCCTTCAGCTCGCGTCGAGACGCTGTTCCATCCGGTATACCATCCGTCCGGGGATGCTGTTTCGCGTGAGGAAGCGCGCCGTCTTCTCGGCATCCGTCACGAAGGTCCCTTGCTGTTGTTTTTCGGTTATGTCAGGCGATACAAAGGCCTCGATACGCTGCTCGGCGCCATGCCGCTGGTGCTCGAAAGCCACCCGGACGTCATGCTCGCCATTGCCGGTGAATTCCACACCGGCGAAAAGACCTTTCGCCGTGCCGCGAGGCGTCTCGGTATCGCCGACCGGGTGCTCTTTTTTCCCGGTTTCGTTCCCTCGGAGCGCATGGCCCTTTTTTTTCGGGCATCGGACGCAGTCGTGCTGCCCTACAGGGAGGCTTCGCAGTCGGGAGTCGTCCAGCAGGCCTACGGATTCGGTGTTCCGGTGATCGTCACCGATACCGGTGGCCTCGCCGAATCCGTGCGTGACGGAAGGACGGGCGTCGTCGTGGAGGGGGAGGGGCCGGGCGCGGTCGCCTCGGGTATCGTCCGCTTTCTGGGAGGCGCGCGAAGCATCGCCTATGAGCGGCATGTGGCCGACCTCGCCGCCGAACTTTCATGGGAGGCTTTTGCCTCGGGCATCGGCGCTTTCGCGGAGGAGAGGAGCGCATGA
- a CDS encoding YSC84-related protein: MRTRGKIAALLMLFMGFGTLQANAGWNPHEEDHAQQTVSLFQKTDPTIGRFFQEAYGYAVFPDVYKGGFLMLGGARGKGYVYEQGVLIGRSSITQVNVGPQLGGQSFAEIIFFRSQADLEDFKKGNYELNAQASAIAVTAGVATNTEYSDGVAIFALPKSGLMAEASVGGQKFSFESYQDR, from the coding sequence ATGAGAACGAGAGGGAAAATCGCAGCATTGCTGATGCTGTTCATGGGTTTCGGAACTCTGCAGGCAAACGCTGGGTGGAACCCGCATGAGGAGGACCACGCGCAACAGACGGTCAGTCTGTTCCAGAAAACGGATCCCACCATAGGCCGTTTCTTTCAGGAAGCCTACGGTTACGCGGTTTTTCCCGATGTTTACAAGGGCGGATTCCTGATGCTCGGAGGCGCTCGCGGCAAGGGGTATGTCTACGAGCAGGGCGTGTTGATCGGCCGTTCTTCCATTACCCAGGTCAATGTCGGTCCCCAGCTCGGCGGCCAGTCGTTTGCCGAAATCATTTTTTTCCGGTCGCAAGCCGATCTCGAGGATTTCAAAAAGGGTAATTATGAGTTGAACGCTCAGGCGAGTGCGATTGCCGTCACCGCGGGCGTCGCGACCAATACGGAATATTCCGACGGCGTCGCCATATTCGCGTTGCCCAAGAGCGGCCTCATGGCGGAGGCTTCGGTCGGTGGCCAGAAGTTTTCCTTCGAGTCCTATCAGGACCGGTGA
- a CDS encoding N-acetyltransferase produces MSSTEITVRTARLSDATAIAEITTVYAEKGIMLKRGPENIIENIRNFFVAECGGAVIGSCAISFFTRHLAEIRTLAVLDAFRRKGVGSMLVGKAEAVLREEGVKTAFVLTLTPDFFGSLGYRTVEKELFPQKIWRDCTNCPKLMACDEIAMIKELDGAVG; encoded by the coding sequence ATGTCATCAACGGAAATCACAGTCAGGACCGCCCGGCTTTCCGACGCGACGGCCATAGCGGAAATAACCACGGTCTACGCTGAGAAAGGCATCATGCTGAAACGGGGGCCTGAAAACATTATCGAGAATATTCGTAACTTCTTTGTCGCCGAGTGCGGCGGGGCGGTTATCGGTTCCTGCGCCATCTCTTTTTTCACCCGTCACCTCGCCGAGATCCGCACGCTTGCCGTTCTCGACGCGTTCAGGAGGAAAGGGGTCGGCAGCATGCTGGTCGGCAAGGCGGAGGCCGTGCTTCGTGAGGAAGGGGTGAAAACGGCGTTCGTGCTGACCTTGACCCCGGATTTTTTTGGTAGTCTCGGCTACAGGACCGTGGAGAAGGAGCTGTTTCCCCAGAAGATCTGGCGCGACTGCACGAACTGTCCAAAACTGATGGCGTGCGACGAAATCGCCATGATCAAGGAACTGGACGGCGCGGTTGGTTGA
- a CDS encoding glutamate synthase-related protein — protein sequence MTKKVKVATWSGLENKKPAYALVADVDLVVIRLGDDVSVLYGRCLHRGALMADGSVEGLNLLCGVHGWDYRSDTGVSEYNNEEALHKFSAVIDRKADAVYVDEDEVRAWARKHPQPWNRETYQGLHADFRGTPEEPYNSRIHGLAAADPASFAPQGPVSAMGVPLTELPRWEDMQLLTAQLAKPPLFDDDPVGAAVVVGPNAKKPLELEIPLLITDMSFGALAREVKIALSRGAEMAGTGICSGEGGMLEDERRENSRYFYELAPGEFGWDIEKAARCGAFHFKAGQAAKTGAGSTLPAGKVSGEIANVRGVPPCRDAKSPSRFRNLRTPEDFRKVAVEVRSASGGIPIGFKMSAQHIERDIDFALEVGVDYIILDGRGGGTGASPDLLKNNISVPTIPALARARRHLDERCAGHVTLIVTGGLRTESHFIKALALGADAVALGNAAIQAAGCLGMRACNNNHCPVGIATQDENLRERIRIDESAERVRNFLLNSTGMMRVMARACGHDHLGKFSSDDLVTWKQDMAALAGIRFGGIAGGSRH from the coding sequence ATGACAAAAAAAGTTAAAGTAGCAACCTGGAGCGGGCTGGAAAACAAAAAACCGGCCTACGCCCTTGTGGCCGACGTCGACCTTGTCGTCATTCGTCTCGGCGACGATGTCTCCGTGCTTTACGGCCGCTGCCTCCACCGTGGCGCGCTCATGGCCGACGGCTCCGTGGAGGGCCTGAACCTGCTCTGCGGCGTTCACGGCTGGGACTACCGTTCCGACACCGGGGTGAGCGAATACAACAACGAGGAAGCCCTGCACAAGTTCTCGGCCGTCATCGACCGCAAGGCGGACGCGGTCTATGTCGACGAAGACGAAGTAAGGGCGTGGGCGCGAAAACATCCGCAGCCATGGAACCGCGAAACCTACCAGGGACTGCACGCGGATTTCAGGGGCACTCCCGAAGAGCCGTACAACAGCCGGATTCACGGTCTCGCAGCCGCCGATCCAGCCTCGTTCGCCCCGCAGGGCCCCGTTTCAGCGATGGGCGTGCCCCTGACCGAACTGCCCCGCTGGGAAGACATGCAATTGCTCACCGCGCAACTTGCCAAACCGCCGCTTTTTGACGACGACCCGGTCGGCGCGGCCGTTGTGGTAGGCCCGAACGCAAAAAAACCGCTCGAGCTGGAAATTCCGCTGCTGATAACCGACATGAGTTTCGGCGCGCTTGCCAGGGAAGTGAAAATAGCGCTCTCCAGGGGCGCGGAAATGGCCGGCACGGGCATCTGTTCCGGAGAGGGCGGCATGCTCGAGGACGAACGGCGTGAAAATTCCCGCTATTTCTACGAACTCGCCCCGGGTGAATTCGGTTGGGACATCGAAAAGGCGGCCCGCTGCGGGGCCTTTCATTTCAAGGCCGGGCAGGCGGCGAAAACAGGCGCGGGCAGCACGCTGCCCGCCGGCAAGGTCAGCGGGGAAATAGCGAACGTCCGCGGCGTGCCTCCGTGCCGCGACGCAAAATCCCCGTCCCGTTTTCGCAACCTCCGCACACCGGAGGATTTCCGCAAGGTCGCCGTCGAGGTTCGCTCGGCGAGCGGAGGCATCCCGATAGGGTTCAAGATGTCGGCGCAGCATATCGAGCGGGATATCGATTTCGCGCTCGAGGTCGGGGTCGACTACATCATTCTCGACGGCCGGGGAGGCGGAACGGGAGCGTCCCCCGACCTCCTGAAAAACAACATATCCGTGCCGACCATACCGGCGCTGGCCAGGGCGAGAAGGCATCTGGACGAACGCTGCGCCGGCCACGTCACCCTCATCGTCACCGGAGGCTTGCGGACGGAATCGCACTTTATCAAGGCGCTCGCCCTGGGCGCCGACGCCGTGGCCCTGGGAAATGCCGCGATACAAGCCGCCGGCTGCCTCGGCATGCGGGCCTGCAACAACAATCACTGCCCGGTGGGAATAGCCACGCAGGACGAGAATCTGAGAGAAAGGATACGTATCGACGAATCCGCTGAAAGGGTGCGCAACTTCTTGCTGAATTCGACCGGCATGATGCGGGTCATGGCGCGCGCCTGCGGCCACGACCATCTCGGCAAATTCAGTTCAGACGACCTGGTCACCTGGAAACAGGATATGGCTGCGCTCGCGGGAATACGGTTCGGGGGAATTGCCGGCGGGAGCCGGCACTGA
- a CDS encoding oligosaccharide flippase family protein: MKRKMTIVRQAGFSFSGFIAGQGLRFLFNIAVAGMLGARYLGVYALALAVLQIVEVLAAGGLDAAVLRFVNLHEDRPEEQRAHIASAVKASFLRSVPLALLLMLASWPLASLLHGDRLLAATLFCYACSLPFTVFTAVAGHAIQAYRNLRPKIVATQIIVPGGMLLLVVALNRLSGGTVALVSALPLASAAAGFWIWRELRQVTGLLPADVFSAGMSGELSRYARPLLFVALTAMTSHWLDILMLGWYADAGTVGLYQPAVRTAGLVRAVLIAFAGIVSPMFAGLHARGETGELERLFRITTRWVLLAALPPAVVLLVMPEAVLSLFGPGFISASTVLLVLTAAVLVQSLFGLCDTLLQMTGYAKASLAIAGAALAAHAILNAALIPRYGMLGAAFALFGVYLLAGAARAFALRSLLGVHPFGTALFKPVLAAVCSGLVLTLAAPLLGILPVPVLPVVSLLLVLGVYAIIVRLLQLEQEEKEVIFELLPFLKR; encoded by the coding sequence ATGAAACGGAAGATGACGATCGTCCGTCAGGCCGGATTCTCTTTTTCAGGCTTCATCGCCGGGCAGGGGCTGCGATTTCTGTTCAATATCGCCGTGGCGGGCATGCTCGGTGCCCGCTACCTCGGCGTTTACGCCCTTGCACTCGCCGTTCTGCAGATAGTCGAAGTGCTTGCGGCAGGCGGTCTCGACGCCGCCGTGCTGCGATTCGTGAACCTGCACGAAGATCGTCCGGAAGAGCAGCGGGCTCATATCGCCTCTGCGGTGAAAGCTTCCTTTCTCCGTTCGGTGCCGCTCGCGCTGCTGCTCATGCTCGCTTCGTGGCCGTTAGCGTCGCTGCTGCACGGCGACCGGCTTCTGGCAGCCACGCTTTTCTGCTATGCATGCTCGCTTCCTTTCACGGTCTTCACCGCCGTGGCGGGGCATGCGATCCAGGCCTACCGGAACCTGCGTCCGAAAATCGTCGCCACCCAGATAATCGTGCCGGGCGGCATGCTGCTGCTCGTGGTCGCGCTCAACCGCCTTTCAGGCGGAACGGTGGCGCTCGTTTCCGCCCTGCCTCTCGCTTCGGCGGCGGCGGGCTTCTGGATATGGAGGGAGCTGCGGCAAGTCACCGGCTTGCTTCCCGCAGATGTTTTCAGTGCGGGCATGTCCGGCGAACTGTCCCGCTACGCCCGGCCGCTGCTGTTTGTTGCGCTCACCGCGATGACCAGCCACTGGCTTGACATTCTCATGCTGGGGTGGTACGCCGATGCCGGAACGGTAGGGCTCTACCAGCCGGCGGTGCGGACCGCCGGCCTGGTTCGCGCCGTCCTGATCGCTTTCGCGGGAATCGTCTCGCCGATGTTCGCCGGCCTGCACGCCCGGGGCGAAACGGGCGAACTGGAACGCCTTTTCAGGATAACCACGCGCTGGGTTCTTTTGGCGGCGCTTCCTCCGGCGGTGGTGCTGCTGGTCATGCCTGAGGCCGTTCTTTCTCTTTTCGGTCCCGGTTTCATTTCCGCCTCCACCGTGCTTCTGGTGCTCACGGCGGCCGTGCTCGTGCAGTCACTTTTCGGGCTCTGCGATACGCTGCTGCAGATGACCGGCTACGCGAAAGCCAGCCTGGCAATCGCCGGAGCAGCTCTCGCGGCGCACGCGATACTCAATGCCGCGCTCATTCCCCGTTACGGCATGCTCGGCGCAGCTTTCGCCCTGTTCGGAGTCTATCTGCTGGCTGGTGCGGCGAGGGCCTTTGCCCTTCGTTCGCTCCTGGGCGTGCACCCGTTCGGGACGGCGCTGTTCAAACCGGTGCTGGCGGCCGTTTGCAGCGGTCTCGTGCTCACGCTTGCAGCGCCGCTGCTCGGAATCCTGCCGGTTCCGGTGCTGCCGGTGGTTTCGCTGCTGCTTGTCCTGGGGGTTTACGCGATCATTGTCAGGTTGCTGCAGTTGGAACAGGAGGAGAAGGAGGTTATTTTTGAACTCTTGCCGTTCCTCAAAAGATAA
- the xseB gene encoding exodeoxyribonuclease VII small subunit — protein MSQKKATIEELIARLEEITGEMEHPDTGLEHSIKLYEEGVRIADLCKKKLQDARQKIEVISPGTAKKEPDSESDADYDLFSES, from the coding sequence ATGAGCCAGAAAAAAGCCACCATAGAGGAGCTTATCGCGAGACTCGAGGAAATAACCGGGGAAATGGAACATCCCGACACCGGGCTGGAGCACTCCATAAAGCTGTACGAGGAAGGCGTCAGGATAGCTGACCTCTGCAAGAAAAAGCTTCAGGATGCGCGCCAGAAAATCGAGGTCATCTCTCCCGGCACGGCGAAGAAAGAACCGGATTCCGAAAGCGACGCCGACTACGACCTCTTCAGCGAAAGCTGA